Proteins found in one Pseudodesulfovibrio sp. JC047 genomic segment:
- a CDS encoding ABC transporter substrate binding protein: MNKLKWIVYCLSVIFLLPTLAAAEKPKKSVLYLNSYHHGYGWSDSILEGARSVLDTSQYKIDLQIEYMDAKRYNYEDVTALFVRLYKEKFATKQFDVVMVSDNDAFTFVVQHREELFPGVPIVFSGVNDYEAKGLQQDNMTGVVELFDMKKTLEVALKLHPEKKHMIVVTDSSTTGTAIKHQVQAIVPQFKERLTVDYWIDISMQAVMDRVTTLPDDTFLFAIPYYQIIDGRFSTAQEVVESISKHSSVPIYTCWGFLIGHGTVGGHMISGFLHGKTAAELALKVLDGTPAEDIPIYDKPIGEYIFDYTVMERLGIDQKLLPTGSLIVNTPKAFYELPKELFWTIIISFALLLLVLVFLIYGMIERRKVERKVKDQLAFQQTLMDTVPQLVSWKSINGRYLGSNRAFADFFGIKEEDSVVNKTSRDVLRDVSYADWAVKADMAVAQNRQAFRKVRKKLLDANGEQAWIEINKVPINDRSGQIVGILSTAENITKERNLEKQLLQSQKMEAIGTLAGGIAHDFNNILTSIINSTELAVSDIDPDSVTGKDLKRVLKAARRGGRVVKQILAFSRPSKEGFRSTDVGVVITEVLGLMESSMPRNIEVKTHIAPAPAHVHADPTQIHQVAMNLCTNAFHALRETGGVIRVSLDHASLKADDTDVLGISPGDYVRLVVEDNGPGIPPDILDKIFDPFFSTKDKTEGTGLGLAVVHGIIRSHNGGVQVTPRQGGGTVFSIYLPQSEKPSSHNGRNANGKTSTNARILFVEDDQDQLHTTPRLLETMGYETIAMDDPVKAMNRVAEDMTPFDLIITDYDMPEVSGTQLAARLALIDPTLPIILVSGREDAATAAVDLPNIRRVVIKPYDKKDLSHAINAVLTQPEGE, from the coding sequence ATGAACAAATTGAAATGGATTGTATACTGTCTCAGCGTTATTTTTCTACTGCCCACGCTGGCTGCCGCCGAAAAACCCAAAAAATCCGTTTTGTATCTGAATTCATACCACCACGGGTATGGCTGGTCTGACTCGATTCTCGAAGGCGCACGGTCCGTATTGGACACAAGTCAGTACAAAATAGATCTTCAGATAGAGTACATGGATGCCAAACGATACAACTACGAAGATGTCACTGCGCTTTTCGTCCGGCTCTACAAAGAGAAATTCGCCACCAAACAATTTGACGTGGTGATGGTCTCCGACAACGATGCGTTCACCTTTGTCGTCCAACACAGAGAAGAACTGTTCCCCGGTGTTCCCATTGTATTCAGTGGGGTCAATGACTATGAGGCAAAGGGACTCCAGCAAGACAACATGACCGGCGTTGTTGAACTTTTCGACATGAAAAAAACGCTGGAAGTGGCCCTGAAACTCCACCCTGAAAAAAAACACATGATCGTTGTCACGGACTCATCCACCACAGGCACGGCCATCAAACATCAAGTTCAAGCCATTGTCCCACAATTCAAAGAACGGTTAACCGTTGATTATTGGATTGATATTTCCATGCAGGCTGTCATGGATCGAGTGACCACGCTCCCGGACGATACCTTCCTGTTTGCCATTCCCTATTATCAAATCATCGATGGCCGTTTTTCAACAGCGCAAGAAGTTGTTGAATCCATCTCCAAACATTCCAGCGTGCCCATCTATACTTGCTGGGGATTTCTTATCGGTCACGGGACAGTCGGTGGACATATGATTTCCGGTTTCCTTCATGGGAAAACCGCCGCTGAACTCGCTCTCAAGGTGCTGGACGGGACACCGGCAGAAGACATTCCCATCTATGACAAACCCATTGGCGAATATATCTTCGACTACACGGTCATGGAACGGCTCGGCATCGATCAGAAGCTGTTGCCCACGGGAAGCCTGATCGTCAACACACCCAAGGCCTTTTACGAACTCCCAAAAGAGCTTTTCTGGACCATTATTATCAGCTTTGCCCTGCTGCTTCTGGTGCTTGTTTTCCTGATCTATGGAATGATCGAACGACGCAAAGTCGAACGCAAGGTCAAGGATCAACTGGCTTTTCAGCAAACACTCATGGATACCGTGCCACAACTGGTTTCCTGGAAAAGCATCAATGGACGATACTTGGGAAGCAATCGTGCCTTTGCCGATTTTTTTGGAATCAAAGAAGAAGACAGCGTCGTCAACAAGACGTCCCGGGATGTGCTGCGAGACGTCAGTTACGCCGATTGGGCGGTCAAAGCGGACATGGCGGTTGCACAAAATCGACAGGCATTCCGCAAAGTTCGAAAAAAGCTGTTGGATGCGAACGGGGAACAGGCCTGGATTGAAATAAACAAGGTTCCGATTAATGACCGATCGGGCCAAATTGTGGGTATTCTCAGCACAGCGGAAAATATCACCAAAGAACGCAATTTGGAAAAGCAGCTGTTGCAATCCCAAAAAATGGAAGCCATCGGCACCCTTGCCGGAGGCATTGCCCATGATTTCAATAATATTCTGACATCGATCATCAATTCGACAGAACTGGCGGTCAGCGATATTGACCCGGACAGCGTGACAGGCAAAGATCTCAAACGCGTTCTCAAGGCAGCCCGACGGGGTGGCCGCGTGGTCAAACAGATTCTGGCATTCAGCCGTCCGTCCAAAGAAGGATTCCGTTCGACGGATGTAGGTGTGGTCATCACTGAAGTCCTCGGATTAATGGAATCATCCATGCCGCGAAACATTGAGGTAAAAACACACATCGCCCCGGCTCCAGCACATGTCCATGCCGACCCCACCCAGATTCACCAGGTGGCGATGAACCTCTGTACCAATGCATTCCACGCCTTGCGGGAAACAGGAGGCGTCATCCGGGTCTCTCTGGATCACGCTTCGTTAAAGGCAGATGACACAGACGTGCTTGGCATCTCCCCCGGCGACTATGTCCGACTGGTTGTGGAGGACAATGGACCTGGTATTCCACCGGATATACTTGATAAAATATTCGATCCTTTTTTCTCGACCAAAGACAAGACTGAAGGCACAGGACTCGGCTTGGCCGTTGTCCACGGCATCATCCGAAGTCACAATGGAGGCGTACAGGTCACGCCTCGACAGGGAGGTGGAACCGTCTTTTCCATCTATTTGCCACAATCCGAAAAGCCCAGTTCGCACAATGGGAGAAACGCCAACGGCAAAACATCGACAAACGCCCGCATCCTCTTTGTCGAAGACGATCAGGACCAGTTGCATACGACGCCCCGTTTGCTCGAGACCATGGGGTATGAAACCATTGCCATGGATGATCCCGTCAAAGCCATGAACCGGGTGGCTGAAGACATGACCCCCTTTGATCTGATCATCACAGACTACGACATGCCTGAAGTCAGCGGCACCCAACTCGCTGCACGACTTGCACTCATTGACCCGACCCTTCCCATCATTTTGGTGTCCGGGCGGGAAGATGCCGCAACAG
- a CDS encoding Dabb family protein has product MIRHIVMWTLKEEAEGATARENAIKLKKMLEALNGRIEGLRSLSVSYDILAADPECHLVLCSDHDDIDTLDLYQGHPEHQQCVAFVKKVAAGRKVLDCVFEG; this is encoded by the coding sequence ATGATTCGGCATATTGTCATGTGGACGTTGAAAGAGGAAGCTGAAGGGGCGACTGCCCGGGAAAATGCGATCAAGCTGAAAAAAATGTTGGAAGCCCTGAATGGGCGTATCGAGGGATTGCGTTCGTTGAGCGTCAGCTATGATATTCTTGCTGCTGATCCTGAGTGTCATCTTGTCTTGTGTTCCGACCATGATGACATCGATACCCTGGATTTATATCAGGGGCATCCTGAGCATCAACAGTGTGTCGCTTTCGTGAAAAAGGTGGCAGCCGGGCGCAA